The stretch of DNA GACATGCCGATGATCGGGTCGTGGAAGGTCTGAAAAAGATCACCGAAAAAGGGACGAGCTTCGGAGCGCCGACTGTGATTGAAAACAAGATGGCGGCATTGGTGAAAGAGCGTATCCCATCCATGGATATCGTCCGCATGGTGAACTCCGGAACGGAGGCGACCATGAGTGCGCTTCGTCTGGCGCGAGGCTATACCGGCCGCGATAAAATCCTGAAATTCGTCGGCAGCTATCACGGCCATGGGGACTCCCTTTTGATCAAGGCTGGTTCCGGGGTTGCAACACTTGGATTGCCGGATAGCCCTGGGGTACCGGAAACAATTGCACGTAATACGATCACGGTTCCGTATAATGACCTGGAAAGCGTGAAATATGCATTTGAACAGTTCGGTGATGATATAGCGGCTGTCATTGCAGAGCCGGTGTGCGGTAATATGGGCGTTGTTCCTCCTCAGCCAGGATTCCTTGAAGGACTCCGCGACATTACCAAACAGCATGGCACACTGCTGATTTTTGATGAAGTAATGACAGGATTCCGTGTCGGTTATCATTCTGCGCAAGGCCATTTCGGCGTGGAGCCCGATTTGACTTGCCTTGGCAAGATCATCGGCGGCGGACTTCCTGTCGGTGCTTATGGCGGCCGCAAGGAGATCATGGAACGTGTTGCTCCAGCAGGTGATATTTATCAAGCTGGTACGCTTTCTGGAAATCCGCTTGCGATGACAGCCGGCTATGAGACTCTGACAGCAATGGATAAGGCGGCATATGAACGTATCAATGCCCATGCCGACCGCCTTGCAGAAGGCTACAAAGCAGCTGCGGAGGAATTCGGTATCCCATTGCAAGTGAACCGCGCCGGTTCCATGGTTGGCGTCTTCTTTACGGATACGCCTGTCATTAACTTCGAGACGGCCCAAACATCCAATCTGGATCATTTCTCCATGTATTATCGGGAAATGATCGAAGCAGGCATCTTCCTGCCTCCTTCCCAATTCGAGGGACTATTCCTGTCGGCTGCCCATACGGATGAGGATATTGAAACGACAATCGAAGCAGCAAGACAAGCATTCAAAAAAATTGCAGCATCCTGACTGATGAGTCCAAGCTAACGCTTGGGCTTTTTTTCATGGGGACAAGAGGATTTTCCTTACATATGTGACTTGGCGTCCGCATAGGTTTTAATGATTAGGAACGCTTAAATCTTGGAAGGAGGATTCCACTTGTCTACGAATGAGACAACACCATTTATGTTTGATATACAAGAATCGCTCAGTTTCCGTGCCGACGCACAGCTGCAGGATTTGATCGGAATCGCATTGGAGCCGGATATCAGTATCCAGGAGTTTGAGCAAGAAATTTCTGTCCGAGGTGTGATCGAACTTACCGGGGAATACCATCCTGTTCAGGATGTCGTCGAAGGTACTGCCGTAGCAGTAAGTCCGGGGACGAGGGAGTTGGAGAAAGTCGAGAAGCTGGAGGGAGGGACAAATACATTTTATCATCGATTCCCTGTCGAGATTTCTGTTCCGAAATATCGGATCAAGCAGCTGAAAGATGTGTATGTAGCAATTGACAATTTTGATTATGATATTCCCGGCAGCAATGTGCTTGAATTGCAGGCAACTGTGGCAATCTACGGCGTACAGGAAGAGAGAAGGCAAGTAAGACCGGATTTGCCGGAACAGCCATTTTACCCGGATGCGGCCTTCCAGCAAGCAGAACCAGCACAATCCTATACAGAGGAGATTGCGGACCGGATCGAAGCGGAATCCCAAGAAGATCATCAAAGCAATCAGCAAGGCTATCAATTTTTCAAAGAGGAACAGGAGCAGGCGGAATCATTTGCAGATCCGGGTGATGCTCAACAAACCGGAGCTTATCAGTTCTCTCAAGAGGAATATGCAAAATCCGAAGAGATAGAAGCAGATTCGGAGGAAGCAGCTGAGGAAAATCGTGACAATGAGGCGTTGAAGGAGCAAGCTTATCAGTTTGTGCCTGAATATACAGAGCCGGCAGAAGACGAAGCTGCTGGTGAAGCACGGGAAGAGCAAGCGAACGAAGGAAATCAGATGATGGAAACAGATTATCAGTTGTCCGAGGAATATACTGAAGCAGAAGAAGGACTGGTTTATAAAGAAGGGCAGGACGAACAGGAGGAAGTCCCAGCCTCACCTAGAGTGAATATTCAATCGGAGAAGGCATCTGCTGATGCGGGTTATGAAGCAGAGGAGCTGCAGGACGAGACGCTTGACCCTGAGGCGGAATGGAATCAAGAGGAATTGTTTGTACTTCCTGATGAATTGGAGGATGCCTATCAAGCGGCCGACTTCCGTCAAGCGAACGATGAAGATGTCCAATACCTGGATCGGGAGCTGCCGCATGAAGAGCCGGCTGTCTCCCCTGACTTCACTTTCACCTATCAGGCAAAGCAAGCAGACGAAGCGCCGCGGGAGTCTGAGCAGGTCGATTTTGAGACTCCGCCGCTTTTGACACCTGAAGAGGATGATAGATGGAAATATAAAGAG from Terribacillus sp. FSL K6-0262 encodes:
- the hemL gene encoding glutamate-1-semialdehyde 2,1-aminomutase codes for the protein MKSFEKSIAAFEEAKQHMPGGVNSPVRAFRSVGMDPIFMDSGKGSKITDIDGNTYIDYVLSWGPLILGHADDRVVEGLKKITEKGTSFGAPTVIENKMAALVKERIPSMDIVRMVNSGTEATMSALRLARGYTGRDKILKFVGSYHGHGDSLLIKAGSGVATLGLPDSPGVPETIARNTITVPYNDLESVKYAFEQFGDDIAAVIAEPVCGNMGVVPPQPGFLEGLRDITKQHGTLLIFDEVMTGFRVGYHSAQGHFGVEPDLTCLGKIIGGGLPVGAYGGRKEIMERVAPAGDIYQAGTLSGNPLAMTAGYETLTAMDKAAYERINAHADRLAEGYKAAAEEFGIPLQVNRAGSMVGVFFTDTPVINFETAQTSNLDHFSMYYREMIEAGIFLPPSQFEGLFLSAAHTDEDIETTIEAARQAFKKIAAS
- a CDS encoding LysM peptidoglycan-binding domain-containing protein produces the protein MSTNETTPFMFDIQESLSFRADAQLQDLIGIALEPDISIQEFEQEISVRGVIELTGEYHPVQDVVEGTAVAVSPGTRELEKVEKLEGGTNTFYHRFPVEISVPKYRIKQLKDVYVAIDNFDYDIPGSNVLELQATVAIYGVQEERRQVRPDLPEQPFYPDAAFQQAEPAQSYTEEIADRIEAESQEDHQSNQQGYQFFKEEQEQAESFADPGDAQQTGAYQFSQEEYAKSEEIEADSEEAAEENRDNEALKEQAYQFVPEYTEPAEDEAAGEAREEQANEGNQMMETDYQLSEEYTEAEEGLVYKEGQDEQEEVPASPRVNIQSEKASADAGYEAEELQDETLDPEAEWNQEELFVLPDELEDAYQAADFRQANDEDVQYLDRELPHEEPAVSPDFTFTYQAKQADEAPRESEQVDFETPPLLTPEEDDRWKYKETKTFSEFFGSKSAEPTEVPQADLTTDEMDEEDAYEEQALPVNQELQPEDLEVSEVAEEAEEAAERKDSGNFLVNMFGTREETFTKVRVCIVQERDTLEKIATRYDVPVSSIASSNNLEEETVSEGQLLVIPQRRQKKN